In Ostrea edulis chromosome 6, xbOstEdul1.1, whole genome shotgun sequence, a single window of DNA contains:
- the LOC130046363 gene encoding putative nuclease HARBI1: protein MADRKQRTFKPRINPLESMTAAELQHRFRFDQEGIEFITDLIQNDIMPLTNRNHSVPAIVQVMVALRYYATGKMQLCSGDNFGLHQSTVSRIIQRVTTALVQPNIVKRFVSFPMDPGTIRKHQVDFFAIAGFPGVVGAIDGTHVRIIAPSEHEVEYVNRKNFHSINVQIVCDASYKILDIVASWPGATHDARILRESGLFQLFQRRLLPVKCHLLGDSGYLGKTGC, encoded by the coding sequence ATGGCTGACAGAAAACAGAGAACATTCAAACCACGAATTAATCCCTTAGAATCAATGACAGCAGCAGAACTGCAGCACAGATTTAGATTTGATCAGGAAGGAATTGAATTTATAAcagatttaattcaaaatgacaTTATGCCTTTGACCAACAGAAATCACAGTGTACCTGCAATTGTGCAAGTCATGGTTGCCTTGAGATACTATGCTACAGGTAAGATGCAGCTATGTAGTGGTGACAACTTTGGTCTTCACCAGTCAACGGTTTCAAGAATAATTCAAAGAGTTACTACCGCTCTTGTTCAACCAAATATTGTCAAGCGATTCGTTTCCTTTCCAATGGACCCAGGAACTATTCGAAAGCACCAGGTTGACTTTTTTGCCATTGCTGGTTTCCCTGGCGTGGTTGGGGCGATTGATGGGACTCATGTGCGAATTATAGCTCCCAGTGAACACGAAGTGGAGTATGTCAACCGGAAAAACTTTCACAGTATAAATGTACAGATTGTATGTGATGCCAGTTATAAGATTTTAGACATCGTGGCAAGCTGGCCGGGAGCGACTCACGATGCCAGAATACTGAGGGAGAGTGGTCTATTTCAGCTCTTTCAACGACGTTTATTGCCCGTGAAATGCCATCTTCTCGGTGATAGCGGTTATCTGGGAAAGACTGGCTGCTGA